The proteins below come from a single Aegilops tauschii subsp. strangulata cultivar AL8/78 chromosome 6, Aet v6.0, whole genome shotgun sequence genomic window:
- the LOC109741983 gene encoding calmodulin-binding protein 60 B isoform X1, translated as MQRSGRGLQRSGSKRVLDPTNGTGGGGDDDHAAKRPRVPALASVIVEALKVDSLQKLCSSLEPILRRVVSEEVERALAKLGPARVEGRSSPKRIEGPDGTNLQLQFRSRLSLPLFTGGKVEGEQGAAIHVVLLDTNTGCVVTSGPESCAKLDVLVLEGDFNKEEDEGWTEEEFEGHIVKEREGKRPLLTGDLQVTLKEGVGTIGELIFTDNSSWIRSRKFRLGLRVASDFSEGIRVREAKTEAFTVKDHRGELYKKHYPPALKDDVWRLEKVGKDGAFHKKLNGSGIYTVEDFLRLLVRDQQRLRSILGSGMSNKMWESLVEHAKTCVLGGKHYIYYVNDSRNVGAIFNNIYEFTGLIADDQFISAENLTDNQKVYADTLVKKAYEDWMHAVEYDGKALLGFKQKKKSVTTRSDTASASTSNPALYGFVNAQKQLLPGKAGQSTGTPSEAAGVRGTYNGNLAARNTSPQNNAANITMQYERSALSPESQFSGPSLQTQTSGGSNILALEPAQQQQQSFEFSAVGQSMQPADLNPFDQWSQPQENRAVDDYLMEEIRLRSHEILENDEMQQMLRILNMGGASTNMNDDGFTFPPYMQSPSPNLNFEDDRTRPPGKAVVGWLKIKAAMRWGIFVRKKAAERRAQLVELDDD; from the exons ATGCAGCGGTCTGGGCGGGGCCTGCAGCGGTCGGGCTCGAAGCGTGTGCTCGACCCCACCAACGgcactggcggcggcggcgacgacgaccaTGCGGCCAAACGGCCCCGCGTGCCCGCCCTTGCAAG TGTCATTGTGGAAGCACTAAAAGTCGACAGTCTGCAGAAGCTTTGTTCATCGCTGGAGCCTATTCTTCGAAGAGTT GTAAGCGAAGAGGTAGAGCGTGCTTTGGCCAAGTTGGGTCCTGCTAGAGTTGAAGGAAG ATCCTCTCCCAAAAGAATAGAAGGCCCTGATGGGACAAATCTTCAGCTTCAATTTAGAAGCAGGTTGTCTCTCCCACTCTTTACTGGTGGAAAAGTAGAAGGCGAGCAGGGGGCAGCTATACATGTTGTGCTGCTGGATACCAACACTGGTTGTGTTGTCACTTCGGGACCTGAATCATGTGCAAAGCTGGATGTTCTTGTGCTTGAGGGTGACTTCAATAAAGAGGAAGATGAGGGTTGGACAGAAGAGGAGTTTGAAGGCCATATTGTCAAGGAGCGCGAAGGGAAAAGACCTCTCTTGACTGGTGACCTTCAGGTGACTCTTAAAGAAGGTGTTGGAACCATAGGGGAGCTTATCTTCACTGACAACTCCAGCTGGATAAGAAGCAGGAAATTCAGACTTGGGCTCAGGGTTGCCTCTGATTTTTCTGAAGGTATTCGTGTTCGGGAGGCGAAGACCGAAGCTTTTACTGTTAAGGATCATAGAGGGGAAT TGTACAAAAAACACTACCCTCCTGCTTTGAAGGATGATGTTTGGAGATTAGAAAAGGTTGGCAAGGATGGTGCATTCCACAAGAAGTTAAATGGAAGCGGAATCTATACAGTTGAAGATTTTCTTCGGCTTCTTGTTAGGGATCAACAGAGGTTGCGAAGT ATTCTTGGCAGTGGCATGTCAAATAAGATGTGGGAAAGTCTTGTTGAGCATGCAAAGACTTGTGTTTTAGGTGGAAAGCATTATATATATTATGTGAATGATTCAAGAAATGTCGGTGCAATATTCAATAACATATATGAGTTCACTGGCTTGATTGCTGATGATCAGTTCATTTCAGCTGAAAATCTCACGGACAACCAGAAG GTCTATGCTGACACGTTGGTAAAGAAAGCATATGAGGATTGGATGCATGCTGTAGAATATGATGGTAAGGCACTTCTTGGCTTCAAGCAGAAAAAGAAATCTGTCACGACCAGAAGTGATACCGCATCAGCTTCAACAAGTAACCCTGCTTTGTATGGTTTCGTCAATGCACAAAAACAGTTACTGCCAGGAAAAGCTGGCCAATCAACAGGCACTCCAAGTGAAG CAGCTGGAGTAAGAGGCACATATAATGGAAATCTGGCAGCAAGAAACACCAGTCCTCAGAATAACGCTGCAAACATTACCATGCAATATGAGAGGAGTGCACTGTCACCTGAAAGCCAGTTCAGTGGGCCCTCCCTTCAGACTCAAACTTCTGGAGGCTCCAATATTTTGGCATTGGAACCTGcacagcagcagcaacagagtTTTGAATTCTCAGCAGTTGGTCAGTCCATGCAACCTGCAGACCTGAACCCTTTCGATCAATGGTCACAGCCGCAAGAGAACCGTGCGGTTGATGACTACTTGATGGAGGAGATCAGGTTGAGGAGCCATGAGATACTCGAGAATGACGAAATGCAACAGATGCTGCGAATTTTGAACATGGGTGGAGCATCTACCAACATGAATGATGATGGCTTCACTTTTCCACCCTACATGCAGTCACCTTCCCCGAACTTGAACTTTGAGGATGACCGCACTCGGCCACCTGGGAAAGCCGTTGTGGGTTGGCTTAAAATCAAGGCAGCTATGAGGTGGGGCATCTTCGTCAGGAAGAAAGCGGCCGAGCGAAGAGCTCAGCTtgttgagctagatgatgactaG
- the LOC109741983 gene encoding calmodulin-binding protein 60 D isoform X2 has protein sequence MQRSGRGLQRSGSKRVLDPTNGTGGGGDDDHAAKRPRVPALASVIVEALKVDSLQKLCSSLEPILRRVVSEEVERALAKLGPARVEGRSSPKRIEGPDGTNLQLQFRSRLSLPLFTGGKVEGEQGAAIHVVLLDTNTGCVVTSGPESCAKLDVLVLEGDFNKEEDEGWTEEEFEGHIVKEREGKRPLLTGDLQVTLKEGVGTIGELIFTDNSSWIRSRKFRLGLRVASDFSEGIRVREAKTEAFTVKDHRGELYKKHYPPALKDDVWRLEKVGKDGAFHKKLNGSGIYTVEDFLRLLVRDQQRLRSILGSGMSNKMWESLVEHAKTCVLGGKHYIYYVNDSRNVGAIFNNIYEFTGLIADDQFISAENLTDNQKVYADTLVKKAYEDWMHAVEYDGKALLGFKQKKKSVTTRSDTASASTSNPALYGFVNAQKQLLPGKAGQSTGTPSEAGVRGTYNGNLAARNTSPQNNAANITMQYERSALSPESQFSGPSLQTQTSGGSNILALEPAQQQQQSFEFSAVGQSMQPADLNPFDQWSQPQENRAVDDYLMEEIRLRSHEILENDEMQQMLRILNMGGASTNMNDDGFTFPPYMQSPSPNLNFEDDRTRPPGKAVVGWLKIKAAMRWGIFVRKKAAERRAQLVELDDD, from the exons ATGCAGCGGTCTGGGCGGGGCCTGCAGCGGTCGGGCTCGAAGCGTGTGCTCGACCCCACCAACGgcactggcggcggcggcgacgacgaccaTGCGGCCAAACGGCCCCGCGTGCCCGCCCTTGCAAG TGTCATTGTGGAAGCACTAAAAGTCGACAGTCTGCAGAAGCTTTGTTCATCGCTGGAGCCTATTCTTCGAAGAGTT GTAAGCGAAGAGGTAGAGCGTGCTTTGGCCAAGTTGGGTCCTGCTAGAGTTGAAGGAAG ATCCTCTCCCAAAAGAATAGAAGGCCCTGATGGGACAAATCTTCAGCTTCAATTTAGAAGCAGGTTGTCTCTCCCACTCTTTACTGGTGGAAAAGTAGAAGGCGAGCAGGGGGCAGCTATACATGTTGTGCTGCTGGATACCAACACTGGTTGTGTTGTCACTTCGGGACCTGAATCATGTGCAAAGCTGGATGTTCTTGTGCTTGAGGGTGACTTCAATAAAGAGGAAGATGAGGGTTGGACAGAAGAGGAGTTTGAAGGCCATATTGTCAAGGAGCGCGAAGGGAAAAGACCTCTCTTGACTGGTGACCTTCAGGTGACTCTTAAAGAAGGTGTTGGAACCATAGGGGAGCTTATCTTCACTGACAACTCCAGCTGGATAAGAAGCAGGAAATTCAGACTTGGGCTCAGGGTTGCCTCTGATTTTTCTGAAGGTATTCGTGTTCGGGAGGCGAAGACCGAAGCTTTTACTGTTAAGGATCATAGAGGGGAAT TGTACAAAAAACACTACCCTCCTGCTTTGAAGGATGATGTTTGGAGATTAGAAAAGGTTGGCAAGGATGGTGCATTCCACAAGAAGTTAAATGGAAGCGGAATCTATACAGTTGAAGATTTTCTTCGGCTTCTTGTTAGGGATCAACAGAGGTTGCGAAGT ATTCTTGGCAGTGGCATGTCAAATAAGATGTGGGAAAGTCTTGTTGAGCATGCAAAGACTTGTGTTTTAGGTGGAAAGCATTATATATATTATGTGAATGATTCAAGAAATGTCGGTGCAATATTCAATAACATATATGAGTTCACTGGCTTGATTGCTGATGATCAGTTCATTTCAGCTGAAAATCTCACGGACAACCAGAAG GTCTATGCTGACACGTTGGTAAAGAAAGCATATGAGGATTGGATGCATGCTGTAGAATATGATGGTAAGGCACTTCTTGGCTTCAAGCAGAAAAAGAAATCTGTCACGACCAGAAGTGATACCGCATCAGCTTCAACAAGTAACCCTGCTTTGTATGGTTTCGTCAATGCACAAAAACAGTTACTGCCAGGAAAAGCTGGCCAATCAACAGGCACTCCAAGTGAAG CTGGAGTAAGAGGCACATATAATGGAAATCTGGCAGCAAGAAACACCAGTCCTCAGAATAACGCTGCAAACATTACCATGCAATATGAGAGGAGTGCACTGTCACCTGAAAGCCAGTTCAGTGGGCCCTCCCTTCAGACTCAAACTTCTGGAGGCTCCAATATTTTGGCATTGGAACCTGcacagcagcagcaacagagtTTTGAATTCTCAGCAGTTGGTCAGTCCATGCAACCTGCAGACCTGAACCCTTTCGATCAATGGTCACAGCCGCAAGAGAACCGTGCGGTTGATGACTACTTGATGGAGGAGATCAGGTTGAGGAGCCATGAGATACTCGAGAATGACGAAATGCAACAGATGCTGCGAATTTTGAACATGGGTGGAGCATCTACCAACATGAATGATGATGGCTTCACTTTTCCACCCTACATGCAGTCACCTTCCCCGAACTTGAACTTTGAGGATGACCGCACTCGGCCACCTGGGAAAGCCGTTGTGGGTTGGCTTAAAATCAAGGCAGCTATGAGGTGGGGCATCTTCGTCAGGAAGAAAGCGGCCGAGCGAAGAGCTCAGCTtgttgagctagatgatgactaG
- the LOC109741983 gene encoding calmodulin-binding protein 60 B isoform X3, with product MQRSGRGLQRSGSKRVLDPTNGTGGGGDDDHAAKRPRVPALASVIVEALKVDSLQKLCSSLEPILRRVVSEEVERALAKLGPARVEGRSSPKRIEGPDGTNLQLQFRSRLSLPLFTGGKVEGEQGAAIHVVLLDTNTGCVVTSGPESCAKLDVLVLEGDFNKEEDEGWTEEEFEGHIVKEREGKRPLLTGDLQVTLKEGVGTIGELIFTDNSSWIRSRKFRLGLRVASDFSEGIRVREAKTEAFTVKDHRGELYKKHYPPALKDDVWRLEKVGKDGAFHKKLNGSGIYTVEDFLRLLVRDQQRLRSILGSGMSNKMWESLVEHAKTCVLGGKHYIYYVNDSRNVGAIFNNIYEFTGLIADDQFISAENLTDNQKVYADTLVKKAYEDWMHAVEYDGKALLGFKQKKKSVTTRSDTASASTSNPALYGFVNAQKQLLPGKAGQSTGTPSEALPRTDCMYRLAWASCARLLHLVGRGRPSARRRLAFKCYSSSSCHACFGSGLHRVPSSCFSAQMLMVAVFPAMAHP from the exons ATGCAGCGGTCTGGGCGGGGCCTGCAGCGGTCGGGCTCGAAGCGTGTGCTCGACCCCACCAACGgcactggcggcggcggcgacgacgaccaTGCGGCCAAACGGCCCCGCGTGCCCGCCCTTGCAAG TGTCATTGTGGAAGCACTAAAAGTCGACAGTCTGCAGAAGCTTTGTTCATCGCTGGAGCCTATTCTTCGAAGAGTT GTAAGCGAAGAGGTAGAGCGTGCTTTGGCCAAGTTGGGTCCTGCTAGAGTTGAAGGAAG ATCCTCTCCCAAAAGAATAGAAGGCCCTGATGGGACAAATCTTCAGCTTCAATTTAGAAGCAGGTTGTCTCTCCCACTCTTTACTGGTGGAAAAGTAGAAGGCGAGCAGGGGGCAGCTATACATGTTGTGCTGCTGGATACCAACACTGGTTGTGTTGTCACTTCGGGACCTGAATCATGTGCAAAGCTGGATGTTCTTGTGCTTGAGGGTGACTTCAATAAAGAGGAAGATGAGGGTTGGACAGAAGAGGAGTTTGAAGGCCATATTGTCAAGGAGCGCGAAGGGAAAAGACCTCTCTTGACTGGTGACCTTCAGGTGACTCTTAAAGAAGGTGTTGGAACCATAGGGGAGCTTATCTTCACTGACAACTCCAGCTGGATAAGAAGCAGGAAATTCAGACTTGGGCTCAGGGTTGCCTCTGATTTTTCTGAAGGTATTCGTGTTCGGGAGGCGAAGACCGAAGCTTTTACTGTTAAGGATCATAGAGGGGAAT TGTACAAAAAACACTACCCTCCTGCTTTGAAGGATGATGTTTGGAGATTAGAAAAGGTTGGCAAGGATGGTGCATTCCACAAGAAGTTAAATGGAAGCGGAATCTATACAGTTGAAGATTTTCTTCGGCTTCTTGTTAGGGATCAACAGAGGTTGCGAAGT ATTCTTGGCAGTGGCATGTCAAATAAGATGTGGGAAAGTCTTGTTGAGCATGCAAAGACTTGTGTTTTAGGTGGAAAGCATTATATATATTATGTGAATGATTCAAGAAATGTCGGTGCAATATTCAATAACATATATGAGTTCACTGGCTTGATTGCTGATGATCAGTTCATTTCAGCTGAAAATCTCACGGACAACCAGAAG GTCTATGCTGACACGTTGGTAAAGAAAGCATATGAGGATTGGATGCATGCTGTAGAATATGATGGTAAGGCACTTCTTGGCTTCAAGCAGAAAAAGAAATCTGTCACGACCAGAAGTGATACCGCATCAGCTTCAACAAGTAACCCTGCTTTGTATGGTTTCGTCAATGCACAAAAACAGTTACTGCCAGGAAAAGCTGGCCAATCAACAGGCACTCCAAGTGAAG CTCTGCCCAGGACCGACTGCATGTACCGCTTGGCCTGGGCATCGTGCGCTAGGCTCCTTCACCTTGTTGGTCGTGGTCGTCCGTCCGCGCGGCGGCGGCTTGCGTTCAAGTGCTACTCATCATcttcttgccatgcttgcttcgGTTCTGGTCTCCACCGTGTCCCATCCTCTTGCTTCAGCGCTCAGATGTTGATGGTGGCTGTCTTCCCAGCGATGGCGCATCCATGA